The sequence below is a genomic window from Thermoplasmatales archaeon.
CCTGACTTGAGAATTATAACTGGTTTATCCCAGCTCGTTTCTCTAAGAGCTTTGTAAAATTCCCTTCCTCTTGGGATGCTCTCTACATATAGAGCTATTGCTTTCGTCTTCTTGTCCTTGAGAAAGTATCTGAGAAAGTCTATCTCATCAAGATCGGCCCTGTTTCCTATATTTATGAAAGCATTTATTCCGGTTTTGAACTCAGAAATTGTGTCCATAGTAAGTAGGCCAAGAGCACCGCTCTGCGACACAAAAGAAATCACGCCGTCAGGAGGGAAGGCAACTCTTTCTGCAGGAGTAGGTGTGGTGTTAACTTGCTTACCAGGGACATATATCCCTACTGTGTTCGGCCCTATTACCCGCGTAATCTTTCCGGAAATGATGTCCTTAACTTCATTTTGTAAAGCCTCGCCCTTTTTCCCTGTTTCAGCAAATCCACCCGGGATCATTATAACGTATGGAATAAGGGCATCAACACACTCTCTTAAGACGGATACTGCACCAAGTGCTGGAATTCCTATAACACATAAGTCTACTTTTGATTGTATCGATTTAACGGTGGGGTAACAGTATAGGCCCATAATCTCTTTTGCTGAAGGATTAACAGGATAAATTCTTCCGGGGTAACCTGAACTAATAAGGTTTTTCAGAACTACGTGCCCGATCTTTGTAGCATCCGAGGAGGCACCCACTATTGCAATCGATCCCGGATCAAAGAGTCTTTCCATCACGAACAAGAAATCCTTTGTCAAGTTATTAATTGTATCCTTCGTGAAAGAATTGCAAGATACTTATTGACGTTGCAGAGAGATCTACTGAGATTCCTATTGAAGACGACCGAATATCTATTCTTGTTCAGGGCCTCATTCATTACATAGTAAAGGGAAGTCTGTGTATGCAAAACAGAAAATGGGTGTATCAACTCTTAATTCTTCTGGGTAATAAGGGAAGGAGTATGCACGAAACTACACCAAACACCAGCATTAACCACATGGTGTCAAGAAGAGTGATCCTGACGAATAACAACAGGGACATTACCGCGAGGCCGACACCACCGCCAACCGTATTGCCTAATCCCCAGACAAGGCCACTCGATTTCGTAACCACACTTCTCGGAACTATCTGGCCAACATAACCAAGCAGGACAGGGAATCCCGTGAACGCCATGAACACGAATGAAGCGTATGTCAGTGTGTCAAATATGACATTGGAACCTGAGAGCATAAACAAGATAAAGAAGATCGTGGAAAAGATTGTAGTAACGATGATACTAAACTTCCCACCTTTGATCTCAGTTATGCGCCCGAAAACTGGCTGCCCTACTACAGCGGTAATGAAACTTATTGTTACAATATAGCTCATAACTGCGTCAGAATGCACCCGATCGACCAAATATTGGGAAATATAGGTTGTAGTTCCAGTGAGAAACATAGCCCTCACGAAAACTATCAAAACGAGAACGAAGATAGCCTTTTCATAGCGCTCAATTCCCTTATCCGAAGCATCTTCTGAAGGCTTACTGAATTTTCTTTCTATGGTATCCTTGATGGGACTGATAAAGTTCAGCCCGAAAAATATAATCAAAGAGGCGATAAAGAGATAACCAGCAAGATAAAGGAGAGTATGGAACTCACCATACAGAACAATCATTGGAACGAGCAGTACTGGAAGCACAGAACGACCCACACTACCAAAAGATCCATTTATTCCCAATGCGGACGATGTCTTAGCTTCATAAGTTATTCTTAAGACCGAAGCTCCCAGGGGATGATAGAATGCCTGCCCTGTCCCAAGAACAATTGCAGAAACAAGCATCAGCGGCAAAACATAATGGGAAAAGTGAAACGAGAATGCAAACAGAACCACGGACGCACCTATTATCGCTATCCCAGCAGCAACCAGGAACCTGTATCCTCCTGTTCTGTCTGCGTAGCTCCCTATGGGTGCACTCAAGAGACCGGAGAGCACATTGTATACTATCGCTACGCCGCCTAGAAGGGCCAGACTTATGCCGTAATCCTTGGAATAGTATACGATGAGAATCGAAAAAAGGAGAAGATTAAGGTCATTGGAAAAATGCCCCAACGAAGTAAAAGTCAATGCCTTTATCCTTTCCTTTCTACCAAAATTATCCGTAGAGGAAGGATGCTCTTCTGTTAACATTCATACGATATTCCTTCATAATATTTCTAATTCTTGTTGTTGATCTTAATAAACCAAAGGGCATTGGATTCTCTCAATTTCATTTTAAAACGAGTTTCAAGTTTTGCCAGCGGAGAAAGATTTCCAAAGAAGAGGAAAATTAGCTGAGGGATACACTAAAGTATTGAATATTAGATATTGATCATAATATCATATGTTCACGGTTAAGTACTATGCAAATCTAAGGGACGTTACTGGTCTTAAGGAAGACAAGATAGATCTAACAGATACGACAGTCCACAATCTTATAGATTTCCTGGTTTCTAAATATGGACAGGCATTCTCGAACCTGATGTTTGATGGAGATTCACTTAGAAACAATATCATCATCCTGGTAAACGGGATTAACATAATCTTTAAAAATGGGATCAATGAAAAAATTAAGGAAGGGGACTCAGTAGACATATTTCCACCGGTAGCCGGTGGATGATCAGAGGGAATAGTAAGAAAGATCGAGCCTCTCAAGAGTCTCTTTTGTCGGATATCCTTTCTTATCCCATCCTCTTACAGAATAATAATCTGGTAGGAGATAGTCCATGGGCACTGTCTGCCCCTTCTGCGGTCCCTTTTCCAATGCCTTTTTTGTGAACCTATCAGGCAGCTTGTCTTCTTCAGGCTTGATACCTGCCTTGAGATTGAAAAGACGCTCAAGGTTCCAGATCCTTTCAGCCGCTGTCATGGCCTCTTCCTTAGTATAGTCGAAGCCCGTGACATCATTCAGTAGAGCGAGATAATCGTCTAGGTCAAGTGCGAATGATGGGAACTGGCAAAGTCCGGAAGAATCCATGACCTCGGTGAAATCCTGAACATATTTTACAAGTGCGGCCTTGCCCTCCTTAACAACAGGGTTGGAAATGGGCTGGACCCCAAGAATCTCGTTAGAGATAGTGTATGCTCTCATGTGGGAGCCACCTATGTTACTGGTTGCATATTCTAGGCCAATACCGTAGGCGCCTCTCGGATCATACGCCGCTATCTCTTGCTTCTTGACACTTACAGATGCATCAGGATCGCCATATTTTTCCGCCAGTCTATAGGATCCTTCCGCAAGTTCGTTACCGAAATCTTTCCTGTAGGCGAGTTTTGTCGAAGCTTCGAGAATGAATGAAGTGTTTCCGAACTTTGGCTTGGTTGGGCCAACGTCCTTGTCCGGTATCTTCTTGTTTTCATACAGTTCCATAGCTGCAGAAAGAGTGTTCCCGGCTGTTATGGTATCATATCCTAATCTGTCAGCATTATCGTTTGCTGCAATAACGGGATAAAGGTCATGCACTCCAAGATTCGGTCCCAACGCCCACGTTGATTCATATTCAGGACCCTCACTTTCCCTTTCATTGTACTTTGATACCCTACCGCAGGAAATTGGGCATGCAAAACATGGCGTGTTTCGGATAAGGTAAGTAGCTGCGAGAGTTTCACCGCTAACAAGATCAGCCAACGGGTCTTCACCTGAATCGAGGTAGTTGTCATTTCCGTATATACCGGACTGATTGACTATGTTAACCAATACCTCAGTGCCATAGGCAGGTAGGCCTTTGCTCGTTACTGGATTCGATTTGATTTTCTTCAGCATAGCAGTCAAAGTGTCTCTGTACTTCCCAGCGTGGCCTATAAGTGGCATCTTTCCAGTAGAGGAAACAACAGCTTTTAGGTTCTTGGAACCCATGACTGCACCCACACCATTCCTCGCCGCAGCGCGATGCTTATCGTTAACAATGGCTGCAAATTTTACAAGGTTCTCGCCAGCTGGACCAATTGCAGCAACAGAAACATTAACTCCCGTTTCCTGCTTCAGCGTATCATCAGTCTCGAACACATCCTTCCCCCATACATGGGATGCGTCTCTAAGCTCAGCTTTTCCGTCATGAGCGTAAAGATACACAGGATGGGGAGCTTTTCCCTTGAAAATGATCATGTCGAAGCCGGAATGCTTCAATTTTGCCCCAAAGAAGCCACCAGAATTGCTCCTTGTTATTGTTCCAGTAAGAGGACTTTTTGTAACAACCATATATCTTGCCGCAGTTGGCGCACTCGTGCCCGTAAGTGGACCAGGAGCCATTATGAGCACATTATCCGGAGAGAGGGGGTCCACCTGCGGATCAACCTCATCCACAAAGTATCGCGTTGCAAGGCCCTGACCACCAATATAATCTCTTGCCCATTTCATGTTCGTGTCTTCGACCTTTACTTCCATCTTTGATAAATCTACTCTAAGAAATTTTCCAGTATATCCACCATAAGCCATATTGATACCATACAAACGATCCAAGCTTAATATTTACGCTTTTGCATCACAAAGTCACGGGAAAATAAAGAATTCGACAAAATCGGTTATTCCGTGGACAAGACATCAGGAAGACTTGACGCAAAATGAAATGCAATCATAGATGAACTTCCATGATCGAAACCACTTTGTACCATTAACTCAATGTGATTCTTCAGAAAGGAGAGTTATTTCGTTCTGCACGCCCTGTGCAGGAGCTATGTATTTCAGGGACCTGAAAGACTCAGATTGAAAGTCTCGTAGCGGATTCCAAATCAAAGTTCATGTACTTCCCACTAGGCATAAGAGACAGCTTCAGGAAATATTCTTTTCCATCGATGTTCAGCGCATAGACATTGTACGAGAGCCCCTTCCAGAAGCGATAGGTAAGTCCCGGTTTATCGGAAAAATAAATGGATCTCTCATCTAACGTGTAATATTCCTGGCCAATTTGCACAACATTGCCATCGTTAAACATGGTCTTACTGACTACGTTCTTTATGTCCTCAAGGGACTTCACACTTTCAACAACTCTTCCAGCGTGAATAAAGGTGACGCTATCAAAACCAAAATCGAGGTCTGACTGGTTATGTGTTACATATATGACCGAAAATGAATACTTCCCCATTAGATCATCAAGTTTGGAAAGCATGTACAAGCGAGTGGAGATGTCCTGCATAGAAAGTGGTTCGTCAAGGAGGACGAGGCTGGGCGAACTTATTATTGATCTCGCAAGAGCTACCCGCTGCGACTGCCCACCTGAAATTTCATCTGTCTTTCTATCGAGAAGATCCTTCAATTGCAAGTCCTCAACGATCTCATCGAATATTTCCATCTTTCCGTTTCCGTGATCAACAGAAAACAACAGGTTCTTTCTAACGCTTAAATGCGGAAAGAGCAGAAGATTTTGTGGAACGTAGGAGATCTGCCGTTTCCATGTGGGTACGTCATTTATGATCTTCCCGTTGAGCTCAATGTTACCGGTGTGTTGCCTGTATAATCCATTTATAACTTTCAGCAGAGTTGTTTTTCCCGAACCGTTTGGGCCCATGATAAAGTTCTTTCCGGAAGGAAGCTCTAGATGAGGTATATCGATATCAAAGCCCGGAAAGCTAAATGTAAGATTTTCAATAGACAATAGCATTCTTTCCACCTGCTAACCTGAGTATAGCCATAGCTACAACTCCAGTAATTATGAGTATGGCTGAAGATGCCGCTGCGGGAGGGAGACCCACGCTTATGTACTGGCTGTAAATGAAAACCCCCGCCATTTTGATAAATCCCGGGAATAGGTAATAGGCGACTATGAGGAGGGAACCAACGGCAGAAATAGCCCTAGCCCATGAAAGTATCAGGGCTCTGATCATGGGCTTCAACAGAAGCGGAACGGAGAGAAGGAAGAAACTGCGCGTCTCGCTGATCCCGAGCGTCATGGCTTCTTCCTCGTATCGCAGGATATCCTGCCTGTAGCTTACCCCTATAACACGAATCGAGTAAGCTGATGATACAAAAAGGAGGGTTACTATAATTGCAAAAAGTGAATCGGTAAAGCTGTATCCTGGTATGATGCGTGCAATAATTTTTCCAACAGGCATCTGCGGAGCGAACGTGATCAGCATCATTACACCAACTACGGTGCTTGGAATCATGATAGGAATTTCAACGAGGCTATCAGCCACTTTATATCCAATCCCAGTTTTACGGGTCATAACATAGGAATAGGGAAGTGAAAATAATACCGCAATCAGTGCAACTCCCAGGGCAATTAGATATGTGTAATATACACTAGTAAGGATGCCACTTTTTGAGTCTGCTATCAAGTAACTGAAGGAATTAAACGTGAGAATACGTAGTACCGGAAGAAAGAGAAACAGGAGGTATATTACAACCACTGGAAAAAACAGCCAAACAAGCTTACTCTT
It includes:
- a CDS encoding CoA-binding protein gives rise to the protein MERLFDPGSIAIVGASSDATKIGHVVLKNLISSGYPGRIYPVNPSAKEIMGLYCYPTVKSIQSKVDLCVIGIPALGAVSVLRECVDALIPYVIMIPGGFAETGKKGEALQNEVKDIISGKITRVIGPNTVGIYVPGKQVNTTPTPAERVAFPPDGVISFVSQSGALGLLTMDTISEFKTGINAFINIGNRADLDEIDFLRYFLKDKKTKAIALYVESIPRGREFYKALRETSWDKPVIILKSGRTNVSAKAAQLHTGSLATNDRVLDGILKQAGVIRVANETELLDASRALAYSKLPLGNRVVVITTAGGVGVLTVDFITSSRTAVLKIAELSDSLKEKIKHIILPIASAENPIDLTADGSVEQIDRVIGLINESGEADLVVLFALPQTPKMDQSIVDVIFKYKESGIPIIVGVLGYKEASDIRVSLEKNMIPSYPDVSRTVSAAEHLVIYSRYRRRLREVPL
- a CDS encoding MFS transporter; translated protein: MLTEEHPSSTDNFGRKERIKALTFTSLGHFSNDLNLLLFSILIVYYSKDYGISLALLGGVAIVYNVLSGLLSAPIGSYADRTGGYRFLVAAGIAIIGASVVLFAFSFHFSHYVLPLMLVSAIVLGTGQAFYHPLGASVLRITYEAKTSSALGINGSFGSVGRSVLPVLLVPMIVLYGEFHTLLYLAGYLFIASLIIFFGLNFISPIKDTIERKFSKPSEDASDKGIERYEKAIFVLVLIVFVRAMFLTGTTTYISQYLVDRVHSDAVMSYIVTISFITAVVGQPVFGRITEIKGGKFSIIVTTIFSTIFFILFMLSGSNVIFDTLTYASFVFMAFTGFPVLLGYVGQIVPRSVVTKSSGLVWGLGNTVGGGVGLAVMSLLLFVRITLLDTMWLMLVFGVVSCILLPLLPRRIKS
- a CDS encoding MoaD/ThiS family protein, with the translated sequence MFTVKYYANLRDVTGLKEDKIDLTDTTVHNLIDFLVSKYGQAFSNLMFDGDSLRNNIIILVNGINIIFKNGINEKIKEGDSVDIFPPVAGG
- a CDS encoding aldehyde ferredoxin oxidoreductase family protein; translation: MAYGGYTGKFLRVDLSKMEVKVEDTNMKWARDYIGGQGLATRYFVDEVDPQVDPLSPDNVLIMAPGPLTGTSAPTAARYMVVTKSPLTGTITRSNSGGFFGAKLKHSGFDMIIFKGKAPHPVYLYAHDGKAELRDASHVWGKDVFETDDTLKQETGVNVSVAAIGPAGENLVKFAAIVNDKHRAAARNGVGAVMGSKNLKAVVSSTGKMPLIGHAGKYRDTLTAMLKKIKSNPVTSKGLPAYGTEVLVNIVNQSGIYGNDNYLDSGEDPLADLVSGETLAATYLIRNTPCFACPISCGRVSKYNERESEGPEYESTWALGPNLGVHDLYPVIAANDNADRLGYDTITAGNTLSAAMELYENKKIPDKDVGPTKPKFGNTSFILEASTKLAYRKDFGNELAEGSYRLAEKYGDPDASVSVKKQEIAAYDPRGAYGIGLEYATSNIGGSHMRAYTISNEILGVQPISNPVVKEGKAALVKYVQDFTEVMDSSGLCQFPSFALDLDDYLALLNDVTGFDYTKEEAMTAAERIWNLERLFNLKAGIKPEEDKLPDRFTKKALEKGPQKGQTVPMDYLLPDYYSVRGWDKKGYPTKETLERLDLSYYSL
- a CDS encoding ABC transporter ATP-binding protein → MSIENLTFSFPGFDIDIPHLELPSGKNFIMGPNGSGKTTLLKVINGLYRQHTGNIELNGKIINDVPTWKRQISYVPQNLLLFPHLSVRKNLLFSVDHGNGKMEIFDEIVEDLQLKDLLDRKTDEISGGQSQRVALARSIISSPSLVLLDEPLSMQDISTRLYMLSKLDDLMGKYSFSVIYVTHNQSDLDFGFDSVTFIHAGRVVESVKSLEDIKNVVSKTMFNDGNVVQIGQEYYTLDERSIYFSDKPGLTYRFWKGLSYNVYALNIDGKEYFLKLSLMPSGKYMNFDLESATRLSI
- a CDS encoding ABC transporter permease; translation: MKSKLVWLFFPVVVIYLLFLFLPVLRILTFNSFSYLIADSKSGILTSVYYTYLIALGVALIAVLFSLPYSYVMTRKTGIGYKVADSLVEIPIMIPSTVVGVMMLITFAPQMPVGKIIARIIPGYSFTDSLFAIIVTLLFVSSAYSIRVIGVSYRQDILRYEEEAMTLGISETRSFFLLSVPLLLKPMIRALILSWARAISAVGSLLIVAYYLFPGFIKMAGVFIYSQYISVGLPPAAASSAILIITGVVAMAILRLAGGKNAIVY